A region from the Spirochaetota bacterium genome encodes:
- a CDS encoding LysE family translocator — MYTIHIFFLFAFGLFIGFISSIPVGAVQLEVIKKAINGHLKPAISVALGSVTSDFIYGVLVLFGIGGFLHYPNVQIFTYSLGILVIIALLYRSYREHKHIPPHIKTHIQYKKRTSFLTGFTIAITNPGMIVWWVIGYKLLIDLELFQTMTIPLKATFLVACCTGLAGYLTLIAFMMNKLQESISDRLLDKMNIVIMILLVFVIIYFAFKLYGLITNTNVDIMYNF, encoded by the coding sequence ATGTACACCATTCATATCTTTTTCTTATTTGCATTTGGCCTTTTTATTGGATTTATATCATCAATTCCTGTTGGTGCTGTTCAGCTTGAAGTTATTAAAAAAGCCATCAATGGACATCTTAAGCCAGCAATTTCTGTTGCGCTTGGTTCTGTGACGTCCGACTTTATCTATGGTGTGCTGGTGCTTTTTGGCATTGGTGGTTTTTTGCATTATCCCAATGTGCAGATATTTACGTATTCACTTGGCATCCTTGTCATCATTGCACTGTTATACCGTTCCTACCGCGAACACAAACATATACCGCCACACATCAAAACGCACATTCAGTACAAAAAGCGCACATCGTTTTTAACTGGTTTCACTATTGCTATCACCAACCCTGGCATGATTGTGTGGTGGGTTATTGGCTACAAGCTTTTAATTGACCTTGAACTTTTCCAAACTATGACAATTCCACTCAAAGCAACTTTTCTTGTTGCCTGCTGCACCGGCCTTGCAGGTTACCTCACACTCATTGCATTCATGATGAACAAATTGCAGGAATCTATCTCGGACAGACTGCTTGACAAAATGAATATTGTCATAATGATATTGCTTGTATTTGTAATCATATATTTTGCATTCAAGCTATACGGCTTAATCACCAACACCAATGTTGATATTATGTATAATTTTTAG